TTTGGAGAACTTGATGGATGCCAAGCTGAGTGAAGCCAGGACAGAAATTCTCGGTGGGTTTGAGATTCGTGTGGAGAGTGCAGAAGGCAGATGCGAGGAGAAAGCTGGGGATTTGCGTCGTCAGTGCCAGAGGGAGCAAAGCGATAGGCAGGACCAGATGGAGGATGCTCTGGAGAAAAGTAACACAGACTTGAGAGCAGAGCTGAGAAACCTCCAGACACAAATCAATGGTTTAAAGGCTACAGGGAGCTGCTCTGGTAGAGTGAGTGGGCTGGCTGAAAGGGTGCAGAGGCTGGAAACATCGGTGGCCGGCCTCAACCAGTCTCAGGGGCTCCTGAGAGTGGAGCTGGGGGGACACAAGGACCACATCGATGGCATGCTGGAGGGGCGTCTGGGGTATGTAGAGGCCATGCTCAACCTGACTGGGCAGATCAAAAGCGATGACGTTGGAATGAGTGAAGACCCGGACAGAGTTGAGACAGGACAGGGTGTGGAGGCCAGAATGGAGGATAAGATGAGAGCTCTGGAAGGCCGTTTACTGACAGCTTTAGAGGAGCTGGGTAACGCCACTGCCCCCGCACTGCTGGAGGGTCATGCTGTTCCCACTCTGGAGACAGAGCTGGAGTCTCTCAGAGGGAGACTGGAGGTGGATGTGGACAGAGTGCAGAAGCACCTGAGCAGCCTTGAGATTCTCTGCACCTCTTCCTGTTCCTCACGTCAAACCCCATCTGCCATCCAGGGAGACTCTGCTGCGTCAAGAGCTGATCTGTCCGAGGAGCAGAATGAGCAGGACGCACTGAACATGCAAGGTGACCGTCTGAAAAGCCTCAACGTCACACTGCAGAACATCTTAAAGCGCCTGGCCCTCAGGGACCATCAGGAACAAGCTGAGGGACATTATCCCGTACAGGGAGAGCTCACGATCCTCAAGTTCAACGTCCGCGCAGTCAACCACACCCTGAAAGGCCTCCAGGATTCCCTGGGGACAGTTGTCCACCAGGTGGGCCAAGCCAACAACTCCTGGCATGAGAGAGAGGCTAGTCTGGCCAAGCAGATAAAGGGTGTGGTGCAGCTGGTTGGACATCAGGCTTCCATGCTCGGGGCAGGTGAGCGCAGACTGACCCGGGTTAAAGGTGAGCTGCAGGAGATGAAGAGGCGGCTAGCTGAGGGGGTCCGGGGCTGCCGGAGCACAGCTATGGGGGTCCAGAAAGAGGTAACTGAGGTTGGAGGCCGCGTTTCCAGCGTGGAGGATCAATGTAAAGGCCTGAACTACTTGGCAGAGGATCTGGAGAGGATcagggaggagctggagaaacaATCGAACGGGCTTCTGGTGCAAGTCAACGGGACTCTCTCCAGCCATGCTCAGCAGCTGTCTGAGCTCAGAGGAGAACTGAGAAACTGCACCACACAGGTTCAGCCGACGCAGCAGAGTTCAGAGCAGGAGCCAGAGCTGAGACGAGGGGACACCTTCACTTTGAATTAATTCAGTTCAGACGGACAATAGAtcataaaaatgaatgaaagaggGGGAAATACTCTGCAGGTGTAGTGGGGGTCCACTAAAAACCCCTTCTTATCATTTGAAgtgtaaaatacaaaaggttTTGAACCTGCACTGAAATAAGGATGGTTTTAGTTAGCTTACAGTagtaaatgaaaacaacaacgGCAGCTAATTCCATCTGCACTAATAACAGAACATCTTGGACCATGAAGGTGCTGAAATGAACTCTTTGTTGTGATGGAAACATTATTCAGGAAGAGAAAAGTGTTTCTGTAGCGTTTCTGTAAAGCTTACCAAAAGGTGTTTGTATGAACGGCTGTTTAATGTTTACAAGTCTACgtttttgtattgatttttgttAAGTCTAGACTAGAAGTATACAAGATATGATGTTTTTATATGGTTTCAGTTCTTTTCTGATTGTACTCCTGCATAAAGTGTTTCAAGATGTATACAGTTTCAATCACAAGGTTTTTCAATGCTTACAATCCAATAAAAAAAGTTTCTTCACTTATTTGTGTTTCCTTGGTTAAAAGACGTGTCACACAAGAGGTGTTAGATACATATATTATGAatttaaaagcacaataaaTCACAAGAGTATCGTGACACAATCGTGTATTTATTAAGCGTTCCTCCGAAGGAATAACGATGGGAACATACACATTTCAACATTAACCTACTTGCTTCACGCTCATGGTTCAAACGTTTTGTTTAACTTTGTTTAATAAGCACAGGCAGGTTGTTCCTTTATGCCATTTTACTTTCAACACGAGGAACACTGCATGCTCGCTTTTTGGGCTTCCAGCCAAGTTCATGTGTTCTGGGGCCCTTTTGTGAAGATATCAAACATATGGTTGAGTTTGAGTGGATGCAGAGACCACAAGAGGGCAACAGAGGAGCATAAATACTGTTGATTTATGTTCATGCAGAGTATAAATGACAGTGAGTCTCCCAACTCAGTTCATGGTAACGGCCCTTGCATGCACAAATACAGAAAGTCAATGAGGACTTTAGGATAGCAGACTACATTGAATTATCTCTCTACAAAAGTACCAGGCAGCTTTCTGAAGCACATTGGATGTAACAATAGGGCGATAAGTGACCTTGCTAATAACCCTCGCATTTCCGGCTCGCCTATTAGACAAACAACCATTAAAATGACAACTGTGTGGCAGATGAGCCCTATGCAGCGTGAAAACGTTTTAACCCGAGACATGTGGTGAATAACAACTACGGAAAGGCCCGGGAGGAAAAGCAGGGCAGGCAGAGAAGATAAACAGCAACATTTAGGGGAGTGACTGAGGCAACGCCACACTAAATATAAACTTTTAATGATGCAGGTTCAtgaacacacaggaagtgaggaagagagGTACTTTCCACTGCTTCCAGAAGTAACCTATGAACACAACGCGGGCTGTGAGTCTTTCCACATCTCATCTGGATTCAAAAATGGATTCTGGATTGAGAACATGGGGCGGAGGATCTACTCCAGTCCACTGTGTGCTAATAAAGGCGGTGTGAAAGCAGAGTAAGAGTTTGTGCAAGATTATGtagttttataatacttttttatattgcctgttacataaatatacatttttaggCTTCGGCTCGCAGCCAATTTCAAAGCTGGTATTCTTTTGTGACTTTTCTACAAATCACACAATAATGCTCGACACAACTCTGCCTTGGTGTGTAGGATTACTGTGTGTCCGTAGAAATATCTAggtttttaaaaggaaaatgtttataaaaatagatttttggaAGGTGTGAAGCAGGAATCAGAAGATGTTGATTCTTACATGAATCAAAGACCTGAATATTGTGCTGTCTTAGTTCTTAGTTCTGTATTCCTCTCATGCCTCCTGTACATTCACACAGCCGTCAGGCCCAGACAACAGCACATTCATCTTGTTGAAGATCAACTTGAACACAAAGAGCAGtcaaggggggggggctctAATAAATTTGTCTCAAGAGTCTCTTCACTGCTCAATCATGTATCCGATTCTGATTTATGCCCCCTGCACAACTCGCACACTGTCACCGGGCCGAGGCATTTacccaaataaaaaaagcaaagctggcatgaagacagaggacagaggacattTGAGTAAACAGAGGGCTGCAGTGGACTAAAAATGTGAATCATCCTATATAATGTCCTCTGTGGGAGGCTTAAGGTGAAAGTGTGTCCTCATTATCGTGATGGGCAGACAGTGTGGATTACAGTTGGCTCACATCGAAGGAAGCCCAGGAGAGAAGTGTACTTTAAATTAAGGACTCACAGGTTCTCAGTAATAACCTCCAGGAttggacatttttcaataaGCAGAAGTACAGTGAGCTTTTGTCCTCTATACTGAACAAGGTGTTAGTGGAAAGTTGTGCAAAACATTGTGGATTTTACCATCATGAGTGTTTGAaatatatacacctatatatatatatatatatatatatatatgtgtatatatatatatacatatatatatatatatatagtatatatatatatatatatacacatataatatatatagcacatatataatatatacatatatattatatacaccatatatatatatatatgcaatatatataatatatatatataatacacatatataatatatatatatatatatcagcacatatatatatattatatcacaatatctatatatatagtatatatatatacacacatataaacatatatatatatatatatatcacatataacatatctataatatatatatatatatatatatataatatacacccatctatatatatatatacagtcacatatacaaaaaaaaatatatatagcacacat
The sequence above is drawn from the Cottoperca gobio unplaced genomic scaffold, fCotGob3.1 fCotGob3_104arrow_ctg1, whole genome shotgun sequence genome and encodes:
- the emilin3a gene encoding EMILIN-3; translation: MHFVMAASPIFVLLTLFVSTVEAKFYRPLQFNQYNHHDQGKPTSRHKNHCAYVVEKTVSFTVQDGATPYVKAEYNRCSWGQKCPTLQYRLMYKPMYKVAHKTVTELEWRCCPGYSGYGCMEGHPVYQHAMNMMPPFKGPPMKGPQFKGPQYKGPMFKGPPINTVMKANPWSQKGPPTGSFSSYPMRHFGPPRTSYPETSFEPYPAEPEPMPDHQEPLHREHGQEHEHDQEHEHEHEQEHEQEHEHEHIQGPEEHTPEEILPPGGEQFEGQTVASETEERIYRMEEEVRRLNQGLETLRGTVNGLEESLRASLREDANRMLSALLSAAPVPVPAPAVASDLATVGFAEIPGGDPETEGLDGRHVFPGLTELNGRVEELRTELQVKTAELQELKATVTGHDGALKMMSNGADSTVHLGGNAQRALENLMDAKLSEARTEILGGFEIRVESAEGRCEEKAGDLRRQCQREQSDRQDQMEDALEKSNTDLRAELRNLQTQINGLKATGSCSGRVSGLAERVQRLETSVAGLNQSQGLLRVELGGHKDHIDGMLEGRLGYVEAMLNLTGQIKSDDVGMSEDPDRVETGQGVEARMEDKMRALEGRLLTALEELGNATAPALLEGHAVPTLETELESLRGRLEVDVDRVQKHLSSLEILCTSSCSSRQTPSAIQGDSAASRADLSEEQNEQDALNMQGDRLKSLNVTLQNILKRLALRDHQEQAEGHYPVQGELTILKFNVRAVNHTLKGLQDSLGTVVHQVGQANNSWHEREASLAKQIKGVVQLVGHQASMLGAGERRLTRVKGELQEMKRRLAEGVRGCRSTAMGVQKEVTEVGGRVSSVEDQCKGLNYLAEDLERIREELEKQSNGLLVQVNGTLSSHAQQLSELRGELRNCTTQVQPTQQSSEQEPELRRGDTFTLN